Genomic segment of Synchiropus splendidus isolate RoL2022-P1 chromosome 4, RoL_Sspl_1.0, whole genome shotgun sequence:
TACTTAAATAGGTTCAAGTTCTTGGCCCTGAAAAAATAACTAGCAGTCAGTAACAAGCACACCTTTATTGGGAAATTGGAGAGTAAATAGAATTAGCATTAGATTCCCTTTTGAATTGGGTGCTAATTTAAATGATGTGCGGACAGGCGTtcagctaggagggcgtctgggcgtctgcaatacatgaaaaaatggacgcccgattctcgaccgtagcttggccgccagatgccgccatatgccaccgtaatctggcggccaagctacggtcgagaatcgggcgtccattttttcatgtattgcagacgccctcctagctgaAAGCCTGTGGATCACCACTGACCCCACCTCACAACACAGGACGCCTCAGGTTTTCCTGCTCAATACAGAGTCATATCCGCTTTCCCATCCTTCATCTGCTCCCATGAAACTAGCCTGTTAAATACCAGCCAACAGATGACTGAACTAGCTCGCTTGCGTTTCTACTGTTTTGCTTGCGTGTGATTTACCAGCATTATGGTGGATCCGCAGGCGAGCAGGATGCACACCGCAAAGAAGACATTGAGTGGTCGTGGAGGCAACGAGGGAAACACAAATGAGCTGATCACCGTCACCTGTGGAACACAGCAAGGCGTCATCAGCTCCGTGAACCCTCTCAGTAGTCTCAATCGGAGGTTTGAGGACTGATCTGCTCCCCGGTTTTCTATGCTTAAAGAGGGTAGTATACTCACTAAAACAATCACCGATGTGAATCCACCCACAGCAAGGTTGATGATTCTGTCCTgggaggcaaacacacacactgcgttATCACTCTGAAGCACTTCTAAATGACATCATTGTTGCAGAACACCGGAGTGCCGTACTCGTGCCGACGTCTCCCCGAACAGAGGTCTGTTGTCCAGCCCGCTGGTGCCGTACGTCCTGCTGTTGAAGTCATCCATGGCTTCGTCGGCCGACACTCCTCAGAAGTGCCCCCTCCTGGAGACAGCTGTGCATGCTAGCCAGCTTGTAGAGTCAGGGGGGCTGTCAACAGTGTGACGGTGACATGCTAAGAGAGGCGGACGCCGCTCACTGTATCTGGAGGGTgagcaaaaaatacatttagaatCATTCCCACTTCAATCCAATAGTGAAGAAATTGTGAAAATAGCTGTTTTCTATCTGCTGAAATAAGCTGCTGATCAAGAGAAAAATCTCAGCTTCACTTCCTCTATCTGAGTGATGATGACACCACAGCTGTGTAAAGGGGAAATCAAGTGCAGTGACAGTTAACAATCTGACCACATGTTTGGATTTATTCAGCGCATTTGTATCTAGTTTTGTCAACATCATTGCTGACTCTTGTGCATTTTCACGAGACCTGAACTATTTACTTTAGGTGAGGCAAAACAAAGAAACTAAATGACATATGTATTCACAgcaaagcagcagaaaaaaatccatcaaaCTTGGATATTGGAAATTTTTACAGAAGTAGTTAAAAACAGCTCAAGCTGAAATCTAAACCAGCACTGTTGGCAGCAGATGTTCTCgttcttcttttttgttcagATGGCAAATTGAAAGGAACTAAAACCCTCACAAGAGCTTTCTCAGCACAAAAGCAACTCAGGGGAGAAACAAACGCTTCATTATAAAATGGCACCAGTGCCTCAAAGCTACATTCCTCCACAGCCTTGTGATCCACTAGGCTCCTTAAAAAAATGACCCCGTGACCCCAAATGGTGAAAATATTCCCATTTGCGCGTCTCACAAGGGGGGCAAAACTTTAATGTATCCATAACTGGTTTGTATCATTGTATAACTAGTGGTCAAAAACCGacccacaaaaacaacagagcaATAGATTACGCAATGATGGGAAAGAAGTTCATGAGCATGGAAGTGCACTTCTTGTAAAACGCGTGATACAAGCAACGTCGATGACGTGACACATCATCAGATCGATTCTTCAGGAAGAGTGGGGCTTTGACTTTAGTATGGTGTCATATTTACGGTGTAGCCCACTCAATAAACATGTCAAATGTGGCACCGAACATCCACAGAGCGGTCACTGAGTGGTGTTCTGGGCATCGTGGAGAGGACGAGCCGTGTACACCGAGAGCTAAGATCGCGACGTATTACCTTCACATCCCAGGTTGGAATGACAATGAGCTCACCTTGCGCAGGAAACTATCCCGTAGCAAAAGCCTGAGAATCACACCAGAAACAGGCAGCTAGGGAACAGCAGTGGAAGCGAACGAGGCTGGTGCAGTGTCATGAATTCTGCCTGTACTAAGCTGGGCTGGACTAGGCCACCTATGAAGCTAATCGAGCTAAGCTAACGTCCAAATACATGGCGTCtgtcaaagagttttctttaaTGGAAACAACTATAAACCGCGGCCTCTAGGACGCGTGTTTATACCAAGCCAAGTCGCCGTTAGTCTCACGGGTCACTTGCCTTCAGAAGTGTGTGCGGACTCCTCGGGAGACATAACTTGGCCGGGACCATCAAAGGGAATAAGCCCGGTGGCTCGGGTACATGCTATTAAAGGCGAGTTCAGTGACCGTGGAACCGACTGGAAGTAAACCTGCCGAGCCGCGGTCGCACAATTATTATTCAATAACATACGCAAACGGAGCGGATGCGCAAGATTTTGGCTGAAAACGTTATCTTTAATTCCGCTTAAATTCATACTACTTTTTACCATAGCAACACCAAAAGCAAAGGTGTTAAAGTGACGCAAGaaactccaaaaataaaataaaattcataaaaGCTTTTTCttaaataaagagaaaactTCCAATAGATTTAAAATAATAGAACACAGCcatgaaattgaaaaacattattattctgatgatgattgttattattattgatgctCACCTACAGCGTGGCTTAATTCGGGGTGGTACCGAAGTGGTGCCGAAGAGTCAACTCCAAGTGAATTCCCGTGCCTCGCTCCTCCGGCTGCAGGAAAGAAACACGCTCAGTCCAGTAGAAGCC
This window contains:
- the tmem243b gene encoding transmembrane protein 243b yields the protein MDDFNSRTYGTSGLDNRPLFGETSARDRIINLAVGGFTSVIVLVTVISSFVFPSLPPRPLNVFFAVCILLACGSTIMLIFWYRQGDLEPKFRNLIYYMLASIVLLCLCANLYFHEAK